In the genome of Polaribacter atrinae, one region contains:
- a CDS encoding BCCT family transporter — translation MSNSFRTKTTLDKGVTIPSLIFIISICLISAIFPDFTETLLNKVKNFIFVNFNWVYVWCVTIFVIFLVYLMFSKYGNIKLGSNDSKPDYSFFSWVSMLFSAGMGIGLMYFSVAEPMQHYSNEVLMGNSTISPAKNAQLYTFFHWGIHAWAIYGTVGLSLSYFAYRYKLPLSLRSCLYPILKDKVKGKWGNAIDVFALCSTFFGITTTLGFGVVQINSGLETLNIVPESSFIYQIIIVGVLVSISIFSAVTGVDKGVKILSNINIISVVILLLFVLFLGPTVYIISSFTEGMGSYIHNFFKLTFNTHIYEEETLPWFYDWTILYWAWWISWSPYVGLFIAKISKGRTIREFISAVLIIPTLFNFIWMSVFGNSAIWFDINVANGLLSELSSNPDALMFNFLEYLPFTKVISLLAISIILIFFVTSADSGMFVMNSISSKNSQNSPKWQTAGWGILLAILALFLLNAGGLEALQSMTLITALPFSIIILLFVVSLVKALAIDNDYYKRDFQVTPWSGLFWKERLKQIISYDDQKSVDEFIENTVKPAFKELHQEFVNNGIEATVHFSDKPKSVEIEIKYDVVNNFVYGVKNQSKLVSQYLIDEDNLGGFEEDCSYLPITYFGDYRKGYDVRLFTKDELISDVLKHYERLLAIISEEKNEMFISSNANKK, via the coding sequence ATGAGTAATTCTTTTAGAACCAAAACCACTTTAGATAAAGGCGTAACTATACCTAGTCTAATTTTTATAATCTCCATTTGTCTAATTTCTGCTATTTTTCCTGATTTTACAGAAACCCTCCTGAATAAGGTTAAAAACTTCATATTTGTTAACTTTAATTGGGTATACGTTTGGTGTGTTACAATATTTGTTATTTTCTTGGTTTATTTAATGTTTAGTAAGTACGGAAATATTAAGCTAGGAAGTAACGATAGCAAGCCAGACTATTCTTTCTTTTCATGGGTTTCAATGCTATTTTCCGCTGGTATGGGAATTGGGTTGATGTATTTTAGTGTAGCAGAACCTATGCAGCATTACTCCAATGAAGTATTAATGGGCAACAGTACCATTAGTCCTGCAAAAAATGCTCAATTATATACTTTTTTCCATTGGGGAATTCATGCTTGGGCTATTTATGGTACTGTAGGACTATCATTATCCTACTTTGCATACCGATACAAACTTCCACTTTCATTACGAAGCTGTTTATACCCCATATTGAAAGATAAGGTTAAAGGAAAATGGGGAAACGCAATTGATGTATTCGCTCTTTGCAGTACCTTTTTTGGAATAACAACCACACTTGGTTTTGGTGTTGTTCAAATCAATTCTGGATTAGAAACCCTAAACATAGTACCCGAGAGTAGTTTTATCTATCAGATTATAATAGTAGGTGTATTGGTTTCTATTTCCATTTTTTCTGCTGTAACCGGCGTAGATAAAGGTGTTAAAATACTGAGTAATATTAATATTATTAGTGTTGTTATTTTATTATTATTTGTTTTATTTCTTGGACCAACTGTTTATATAATAAGCAGTTTTACCGAAGGAATGGGTAGTTATATTCATAACTTTTTTAAACTAACATTTAATACACATATTTATGAAGAAGAAACACTGCCTTGGTTTTACGATTGGACCATACTTTACTGGGCGTGGTGGATTTCTTGGTCTCCTTATGTTGGACTTTTTATTGCTAAAATATCAAAAGGAAGAACTATACGAGAATTTATTTCGGCAGTATTAATCATACCAACATTATTCAATTTTATTTGGATGTCTGTATTCGGAAATAGCGCTATTTGGTTTGATATTAATGTCGCAAATGGACTACTTAGTGAATTATCTAGTAATCCTGATGCCTTGATGTTTAATTTTTTAGAATACCTACCATTCACTAAAGTAATTAGTTTATTAGCTATTTCTATCATTCTTATTTTCTTTGTAACATCTGCAGACTCAGGTATGTTTGTAATGAATAGTATCTCTAGTAAGAACTCACAAAATTCTCCTAAATGGCAAACTGCAGGATGGGGAATTCTACTTGCTATTCTAGCCCTATTTTTATTAAACGCTGGAGGGCTTGAAGCCTTACAAAGCATGACACTTATTACAGCACTACCGTTTTCTATAATTATTCTTTTATTTGTTGTGAGCCTTGTAAAAGCACTCGCTATAGATAATGATTATTACAAACGTGATTTTCAAGTAACCCCTTGGTCTGGTTTATTTTGGAAAGAACGTTTAAAACAAATTATTTCATACGATGACCAAAAATCTGTTGATGAATTTATTGAAAACACGGTTAAACCTGCCTTTAAAGAACTACACCAAGAATTTGTAAATAATGGAATTGAAGCAACTGTTCATTTTTCCGACAAACCCAAAAGCGTAGAAATCGAAATTAAGTATGATGTCGTTAATAATTTTGTATATGGCGTAAAAAATCAATCCAAATTAGTTTCTCAATACTTAATTGATGAAGACAACCTTGGAGGATTTGAAGAAGATTGTTCGTACCTTCCTATAACTTATTTTGGTGATTACAGAAAAGGATATGACGTACGTCTTTTTACTAAAGATGAACTAATTTCTGATGTCCTCAAACATTACGAAAGGCTTTTAGCTATTATTTCCGAAGAAAAAAACGAAATGTTTATTAGTAGTAATGCAAATAAAAAATAA
- a CDS encoding SusD/RagB family nutrient-binding outer membrane lipoprotein, whose product MKNKLIYILIVFFSLTSCEEYLDVNDNIDAPAKVDGYLYLAGVTQQYQNIYYDLRAIAPMTQMMGTTSYSNFASNYYNLGSDAGGEIWKMTYFSQGQNLENLINQSIAAEDWTLAGIGLAMKAFSWDLLTKVNGEVPMNDAFVSGLLQHDYDYQKDVYEQVRKWAYEAIEMLEKTDDQSYGDKLTNNDFIYGGNKEMWIKFSYAVIVRNLASLTNKTDFSGTYAQELITAAGKSFQSPSDDATVTVGAGSQSAPYSSYNNFWGTARGNLSYSYFQHDYAVQVFTGTVPEYEEATGDKIHILDGNPYYPVELADKQIITDTLSNELGHFDPRVTVKLATESNPTYLNLNNIDSVKTYQYYGGTFTGKTGPIGQAPSFYGRTLTSQYQGTVNDGIGRWIYRDDAPYILTTYSEIQFCLAETYWKIGQKAEAFEAFKRGVSADMQTTARYIRTGSEGNATGGDKITTGAFNSLASEYLNGPYAGGLPLADFSLSHIMMQKWVALYPWGAQEAWVDMRKYNYDIDYTGDVPSTGNGFVHGIVEQKKDTDPSKVYKGFYLAPAQVEGRKGSYYTQNEGSPSYRIRPRFNSEYMWNIPSLETIKPISGTADNYHTSIPWFVYPGDLPQ is encoded by the coding sequence ATGAAAAATAAATTAATATACATACTAATAGTATTTTTCAGTTTAACGAGCTGTGAAGAATATCTTGATGTAAATGATAATATAGATGCACCCGCCAAGGTAGATGGGTACTTATACCTTGCAGGAGTTACACAACAATACCAAAATATCTATTATGATTTGCGAGCTATTGCTCCGATGACGCAAATGATGGGTACAACTAGTTATTCTAATTTTGCAAGCAATTACTATAATTTAGGTAGTGATGCTGGAGGTGAAATTTGGAAAATGACCTATTTCTCTCAAGGTCAAAATCTAGAAAATTTAATCAATCAATCTATAGCAGCAGAAGATTGGACGTTAGCAGGAATTGGTTTAGCAATGAAAGCCTTTAGTTGGGATTTGTTAACAAAGGTTAATGGAGAGGTACCAATGAATGATGCATTTGTATCTGGTTTATTACAACACGATTATGATTACCAAAAAGATGTTTATGAACAAGTTCGTAAATGGGCCTATGAGGCAATTGAAATGTTAGAAAAAACTGACGATCAATCGTATGGTGATAAATTAACTAATAATGATTTTATTTACGGTGGTAATAAAGAAATGTGGATAAAATTCTCATACGCAGTTATTGTACGTAACCTAGCTTCTTTAACCAACAAAACAGATTTTTCAGGAACATATGCTCAAGAATTAATTACAGCAGCTGGTAAATCTTTTCAAAGCCCAAGTGATGATGCTACAGTAACTGTTGGAGCCGGATCACAATCGGCACCATATAGCAGCTATAATAATTTTTGGGGAACAGCAAGAGGTAATTTAAGCTATAGTTATTTTCAACACGATTATGCTGTACAGGTATTTACAGGTACGGTTCCAGAATATGAAGAAGCTACAGGAGATAAAATTCATATTTTAGATGGTAATCCATATTATCCTGTAGAACTTGCAGACAAACAAATAATTACAGATACGTTATCTAATGAGTTAGGTCACTTTGACCCTAGAGTTACTGTAAAATTAGCTACAGAAAGTAATCCAACTTATTTAAACTTAAATAACATAGATAGTGTAAAAACATATCAATATTATGGAGGAACTTTTACAGGAAAAACAGGACCAATAGGTCAGGCTCCTTCTTTTTACGGAAGAACTTTAACTTCTCAATATCAAGGAACAGTAAATGATGGTATAGGTCGTTGGATATATAGAGACGATGCACCATACATATTAACCACTTATTCAGAAATACAATTTTGTTTAGCAGAGACATATTGGAAAATAGGACAAAAAGCAGAAGCATTTGAAGCCTTTAAGAGAGGTGTTAGTGCAGATATGCAAACAACAGCGCGTTATATTCGAACAGGAAGTGAAGGTAATGCAACTGGAGGTGACAAAATTACTACAGGTGCTTTTAATTCACTAGCTTCAGAGTATTTAAACGGGCCTTATGCAGGAGGATTACCATTAGCAGATTTTTCATTATCACATATTATGATGCAAAAATGGGTTGCTTTATACCCATGGGGAGCACAAGAGGCTTGGGTAGATATGCGTAAATATAATTATGATATAGATTATACAGGTGATGTACCTAGCACAGGAAATGGATTTGTACATGGTATAGTAGAGCAGAAAAAAGATACAGACCCTTCTAAAGTTTATAAGGGTTTTTACTTAGCTCCCGCACAAGTAGAAGGTAGAAAAGGATCTTATTATACACAAAATGAAGGATCTCCAAGTTATAGAATAAGACCAAGATTCAATTCAGAATATATGTGGAATATACCTTCTTTAGAAACTATAAAACCTATTTCTGGAACAGCAGACAATTACCATACCTCAATTCCATGGTTTGTTTATCCTGGAGATTTACCTCAATAA
- a CDS encoding 7-carboxy-7-deazaguanine synthase QueE: MDKNTKDLVDKGIMLPLMEEFYTIQGEGAHTGTAAYFIRVGGCDVGCHWCDVKESWNAELHPPTLADTIVDNVKKYAETVVITGGEPLMWSMDYITDLLQKNNIRTHIETSGAYSFSGKWNWFCLSPKKTKMPLAECYPEADELKMIIHNTSDFAFAEQEAAKVGAKCQLYLQPEWSKKEKMTALIVDYVMKNPKWKISLQTHKYLNIP, encoded by the coding sequence ATGGATAAAAATACAAAAGATTTAGTAGATAAAGGGATAATGCTTCCGTTAATGGAAGAGTTCTATACAATACAAGGAGAAGGTGCTCACACAGGTACTGCCGCTTATTTTATTAGAGTTGGTGGTTGCGATGTTGGTTGCCATTGGTGTGATGTTAAAGAAAGTTGGAATGCAGAATTGCACCCACCAACCTTGGCTGACACGATAGTAGATAATGTTAAAAAATATGCTGAAACAGTTGTAATAACTGGTGGTGAGCCTTTAATGTGGTCTATGGATTATATTACAGATTTACTACAAAAAAATAATATTAGAACGCACATAGAAACTTCTGGAGCGTATTCTTTTTCTGGAAAATGGAATTGGTTTTGCCTTTCACCCAAGAAAACAAAAATGCCTTTAGCAGAGTGTTACCCAGAAGCAGATGAGTTAAAAATGATTATTCATAATACCTCAGATTTTGCTTTTGCAGAACAAGAAGCTGCTAAGGTTGGTGCTAAATGTCAACTTTATTTACAACCAGAGTGGAGTAAAAAAGAAAAAATGACAGCATTGATTGTAGATTATGTAATGAAAAATCCAAAATGGAAAATTTCTTTACAAACACATAAATATCTGAATATTCCTTAA
- the porQ gene encoding type IX secretion system protein PorQ, whose amino-acid sequence MIKLFFISILFFSFSLNAQVGGEEVYQFLNISTSARQVALGGEVLTLLDDVNQPIWNPSVISVELDNKLSANYTSFLAGINIGSLSYARTISRRFGTIHGSIKYIDYGALIGADEQGNETGDFNASDIAVSLGYAINIPRSNFFIGSNIRFINSNIANFSSIGVSADLALLYSSPYKPFTFTIVARNIGTQIQTYNGVKEKLPFKVALGGSYKLEHVPLKWYATIDNLQKWNLSVANPSDQTTDLEGNITNEDVGFIGNTFRHFVIGGELFPESLINLRLGYNFRRAAELKLQNARTFSGFSYGFGIQMNRLKFNYAYSKFHSATNASTFSLLIDLDSRR is encoded by the coding sequence ATGATAAAATTATTTTTTATTTCTATTTTATTTTTTTCTTTCTCTTTAAACGCACAAGTTGGAGGGGAAGAAGTGTATCAGTTTTTAAATATTTCTACTTCTGCAAGACAAGTAGCTTTAGGTGGTGAAGTTTTAACACTTTTAGATGATGTAAATCAGCCTATTTGGAATCCTTCTGTAATTAGTGTTGAGCTAGATAATAAACTGTCTGCAAATTATACAAGTTTTTTAGCCGGTATAAATATTGGTTCTTTGTCTTATGCGAGAACTATTTCTAGAAGATTTGGAACGATACATGGAAGTATTAAATATATAGATTATGGGGCTTTAATAGGAGCCGACGAACAAGGAAATGAAACGGGCGATTTTAACGCTAGTGATATAGCAGTTTCTTTAGGATATGCTATAAACATTCCAAGATCTAATTTTTTTATTGGTTCTAATATTCGGTTTATAAATTCTAATATTGCTAACTTTTCTTCTATAGGTGTTTCTGCAGATTTAGCCCTTTTATATAGTAGCCCTTATAAACCTTTTACATTTACTATAGTTGCCAGAAATATTGGTACTCAAATACAGACTTATAATGGCGTAAAAGAAAAACTGCCTTTTAAAGTTGCTTTAGGAGGTTCTTATAAATTAGAACACGTTCCGTTAAAATGGTATGCTACTATTGATAATTTACAAAAATGGAATCTTTCTGTTGCCAACCCATCTGATCAAACAACTGATTTAGAAGGAAACATTACTAATGAAGATGTAGGTTTTATAGGAAACACTTTTAGACATTTTGTGATAGGTGGTGAGTTGTTCCCAGAGAGTTTGATTAATTTAAGATTGGGTTATAACTTTAGAAGAGCTGCCGAGTTAAAACTACAAAATGCTAGAACTTTTAGTGGTTTTTCTTATGGATTTGGAATCCAGATGAATAGGTTAAAGTTTAATTATGCCTATTCTAAGTTTCACTCTGCAACAAATGCAAGTACTTTTAGTTTATTAATAGATTTAGATAGTAGAAGATAA
- the cmk gene encoding (d)CMP kinase yields MNKKIIIAIDGFSSTGKSTIAKLLAKKYNYIYVDTGAMYRAVTLFAMNNNFVSKNHLDEKSLILNLKHISLTFQFNKDLGFAEMFLNATNVEKEIRTLEVSQLVSKVSAISEVRKKLVAEQQLMGKNSGIVMDGRDIGTVVFPNAELKLFMTASADKRATRRYKELIDRGDKVDFKDILFNVEERDRIDSTRKDSPLMKAEDAIEFDNSDMGITEQFERICALVDRKLSE; encoded by the coding sequence ATGAATAAAAAAATTATAATAGCTATTGATGGATTTTCATCAACAGGGAAAAGTACCATTGCTAAATTATTAGCAAAAAAATACAATTATATTTATGTAGATACAGGTGCTATGTATAGAGCGGTTACCTTGTTTGCTATGAATAATAATTTTGTGAGTAAAAATCATTTAGATGAAAAATCACTTATTTTAAACTTAAAACATATTTCTCTAACATTTCAATTTAATAAAGATTTAGGTTTTGCAGAAATGTTTTTAAATGCTACTAATGTAGAAAAAGAAATTAGAACACTAGAAGTTTCTCAACTAGTAAGTAAAGTATCTGCTATTTCTGAAGTAAGAAAAAAATTAGTTGCAGAACAGCAATTAATGGGGAAGAATAGTGGTATTGTTATGGATGGTAGAGATATTGGAACGGTTGTTTTTCCTAATGCAGAACTAAAATTATTTATGACTGCTTCTGCAGATAAAAGAGCTACAAGACGTTATAAAGAATTAATTGATAGAGGTGACAAAGTAGATTTTAAAGACATTCTTTTTAATGTAGAAGAAAGAGATAGAATAGATTCTACAAGAAAAGACTCCCCATTAATGAAGGCAGAGGATGCTATTGAGTTTGATAATTCTGATATGGGAATTACAGAACAATTTGAACGTATTTGTGCTTTGGTTGATAGAAAACTTTCTGAATAG
- a CDS encoding SusC/RagA family TonB-linked outer membrane protein: MKGTVVDKIDTPLPGVTIMIKGSNKGTSTDFYGNYNISVAKGKTLVFSSIGYQKKEVLVKNITGKIVLEEDTSVLGEVVITAEFGLKRVKRSIGSSVQHIDGKTIEDSGRENFITALAGRVPGLNIGSTSGNPGASTNVVLRNITSISGNNQPLYVVDGIPMNNSTFDPSGMAGGGFSVRDMDFSSRGNDFNPEDVESITVLKGAGAAALYGSDASNGAIIITTKKGKAGKGTVRFSNFLKFSNAYGYPEMQDKYSNGAKGTTNYYYTSKYGGLYPEDTKIYDNIDAVLQTGVQERYNVSVEGGSDKATIRGSFSQLNETGVIKTTEYKRTNLSLSGKAEITDWLTFEGALQYTNTGNNKVRTGTAGPLYRAMLWPMVDDMSNYLAEDGSHMRSPEYYLDDDLLNPLFGMHKNKYYDESDRFISNISLNITPLKNTFLRAQVGWDVGMQTYVTSTHPYYANANAGEGQYNLVQSNFSDPTINIIGGYNNKFLDDKFSFSAQLGYHQVENGVTRAASYGSNFIETDFQSINNTDPLSQTAIQRNTTRRVQGVSGSFEFGYNNLAFLTLRARNDWSSTLPVENNSYFYPAIEGSLIISDLDFMKNNEAINLLKLRGSWAQVGKDARPLQIDPQLQQTNLTGGGFQYGFTGPNPNLKPEITTANEIGVDLGLFKNRVKASFTYFTTENSDQIVQGFRLSYATGFVLNTLNVGTFKTKGWEANIDVDVIRNNDFTWNVGVNGSQGSSEVVSLPENVTEYYNSYTWNSGNIRNGIMQGESISSLTGRAYERNDNGDILISPTTGLPITDDEWSIIGDREPKLRFGMNTSFKYKNFRLSSLFAGRLGATVVNGTKRYMMERGTSWESVDLRESGPQVFTGVIRDGNENTDNPTQNTIAVDYSMYGSSIFTGGDEDWLEKDVNYIRMQELRLSYRLDDNLLKNSKLFSQMNLFFVANDLFTWTNYSGIDAVGNTVSAAAGGTGGEGIDVWSMPNPRSYSVGVSITLN, translated from the coding sequence GTGAAAGGTACTGTTGTTGATAAAATTGACACCCCATTACCAGGGGTTACCATAATGATTAAAGGAAGTAATAAGGGAACGTCAACTGATTTTTATGGAAATTATAACATATCAGTTGCAAAGGGTAAAACATTAGTTTTCTCTTCTATTGGATATCAAAAAAAGGAAGTTCTTGTTAAGAACATAACAGGTAAGATCGTTTTAGAAGAAGATACTTCTGTACTTGGAGAAGTAGTAATAACTGCAGAATTTGGTTTAAAACGTGTAAAACGAAGTATTGGTTCTTCTGTACAGCACATTGATGGTAAAACCATTGAAGATTCTGGTAGAGAAAATTTCATTACCGCATTAGCAGGAAGAGTACCCGGACTTAATATTGGTTCTACCAGTGGTAATCCAGGAGCTTCTACAAATGTGGTACTAAGAAACATTACATCTATATCGGGTAATAATCAACCTCTTTACGTAGTGGATGGTATTCCTATGAACAACTCTACTTTTGACCCAAGCGGAATGGCTGGTGGTGGATTCTCTGTTCGTGATATGGATTTTTCTTCTAGAGGTAATGATTTTAACCCAGAGGATGTTGAATCTATAACTGTTTTAAAAGGAGCTGGAGCCGCAGCATTGTATGGTTCAGATGCATCTAACGGAGCCATTATTATTACTACTAAAAAAGGTAAAGCCGGTAAAGGTACTGTTAGATTTAGTAATTTTTTAAAGTTTAGTAATGCATACGGCTATCCAGAAATGCAAGACAAATATTCAAATGGAGCCAAAGGAACAACTAATTATTATTACACAAGTAAGTACGGTGGGTTATACCCAGAAGATACAAAGATATATGATAATATAGATGCTGTACTTCAAACAGGTGTTCAAGAACGATATAATGTTTCTGTAGAAGGTGGTTCAGATAAAGCAACTATTCGTGGTAGTTTTTCTCAATTAAACGAAACTGGTGTAATAAAAACTACAGAGTACAAAAGAACCAATTTAAGTTTATCTGGTAAAGCTGAAATTACAGATTGGTTAACTTTTGAAGGAGCTTTGCAATATACCAATACAGGTAACAATAAAGTTAGAACAGGTACAGCAGGTCCATTATATCGTGCAATGTTATGGCCTATGGTAGATGATATGAGCAACTATCTTGCAGAAGACGGAAGCCATATGAGATCTCCAGAATATTACCTTGATGACGATTTATTAAATCCACTTTTTGGAATGCATAAAAATAAATATTATGACGAATCAGATAGATTTATCAGTAATATCTCTTTAAACATCACCCCTCTAAAAAATACTTTCTTAAGAGCTCAAGTTGGTTGGGATGTAGGTATGCAAACGTATGTTACTTCTACCCACCCTTATTATGCAAATGCAAATGCAGGTGAAGGTCAATACAATCTAGTTCAATCTAATTTTTCTGACCCAACAATTAACATCATTGGAGGATACAATAATAAATTTCTTGATGACAAATTTTCTTTTTCTGCTCAATTAGGATATCATCAAGTAGAAAATGGAGTAACAAGAGCTGCTAGTTATGGTAGTAATTTTATCGAAACAGATTTTCAATCGATAAACAATACAGATCCTTTATCACAAACAGCTATCCAAAGAAATACCACACGTAGAGTACAAGGAGTTTCTGGATCTTTTGAGTTTGGATATAATAATCTTGCCTTCCTTACTTTAAGAGCTAGAAATGACTGGTCATCTACATTACCTGTAGAAAATAATAGTTACTTCTATCCTGCTATAGAAGGTTCTTTAATTATATCTGATTTAGATTTCATGAAAAACAATGAAGCTATAAACCTATTAAAGTTACGTGGTTCATGGGCGCAAGTAGGAAAAGATGCAAGACCTTTACAAATTGATCCACAACTGCAACAAACAAATTTAACTGGTGGTGGTTTTCAATATGGTTTTACCGGACCTAACCCAAATCTTAAACCAGAAATTACAACCGCTAATGAAATTGGTGTTGATTTAGGTTTGTTTAAAAATAGAGTAAAAGCAAGCTTTACTTATTTTACAACAGAAAATTCAGATCAAATAGTACAAGGTTTTAGATTAAGTTATGCAACAGGATTTGTATTAAATACACTAAATGTAGGTACATTTAAAACAAAAGGATGGGAAGCAAACATAGATGTTGATGTTATTAGAAATAATGATTTTACTTGGAATGTTGGTGTTAATGGTTCTCAAGGAAGTTCAGAAGTGGTTTCTCTACCAGAAAATGTAACAGAATACTATAATTCATATACTTGGAATTCTGGAAACATACGAAATGGTATCATGCAAGGGGAATCAATTTCTTCTTTAACAGGAAGAGCTTACGAACGTAATGATAACGGAGATATATTAATTAGCCCAACAACAGGTTTGCCAATTACAGATGATGAATGGTCTATTATTGGAGATAGAGAACCAAAATTACGTTTTGGTATGAATACAAGTTTTAAATATAAAAACTTTAGATTATCTAGTTTATTTGCAGGTCGTTTAGGTGCTACCGTTGTAAATGGTACAAAAAGATATATGATGGAGCGAGGAACAAGTTGGGAATCGGTTGATTTACGAGAAAGTGGTCCACAAGTATTTACAGGTGTCATTAGAGATGGTAATGAGAATACAGACAACCCTACTCAAAATACAATAGCAGTAGATTACAGTATGTATGGTTCTTCTATTTTTACAGGAGGAGATGAAGATTGGCTAGAAAAAGATGTAAACTATATACGTATGCAAGAATTACGTTTGTCTTACCGATTAGATGATAATTTACTTAAAAATTCGAAACTCTTCTCTCAAATGAATTTGTTTTTTGTTGCAAACGACTTGTTTACATGGACAAATTACTCAGGTATTGATGCAGTAGGTAACACGGTTTCTGCAGCAGCTGGAGGTACTGGTGGTGAAGGTATTGACGTATGGTCTATGCCAAACCCTCGTAGCTATTCAGTTGGAGTAAGTATAACCTTAAATTAA